In a genomic window of Paracoccaceae bacterium:
- a CDS encoding LacI family DNA-binding transcriptional regulator — translation MSKPKIHTMKELSKVIAISRPTLARYFEDESSVLPSTAKKIKERLGEVDYVYNFLATRQNRKSTGLVGVVIPYFEDLFFASLLDSIEVAARATGLTIITQSSHGDPDLEAEAIRKLRSMNVDGAIVAPLGNDGNYATFRAASEDFPIVFADSYPDGHLPNADFVGTNNANSIGLVVDYLSRTGAPPVFLAMPQLNSNALERQNAYFTRMREDGRDGALIETPGNLKSWQFERYGFEVMDDHFSHGRYVDATILCANDRIAIGAIRAANTHGLFFERHGEARGRLRIAGHDDHPLSRYTFPAVTTVAQEVEKIGQDTVELLVNRVRNGKDGEGIKRLRDGALKVRESA, via the coding sequence ATGAGTAAACCTAAGATCCACACCATGAAAGAGCTTTCCAAGGTCATCGCAATCTCGCGACCGACCTTGGCCCGCTACTTTGAAGATGAGTCCAGCGTCTTGCCTTCAACAGCAAAAAAGATCAAGGAGCGCTTGGGTGAAGTCGACTACGTCTACAACTTCCTTGCGACACGGCAGAACCGCAAGTCGACGGGGCTCGTTGGGGTCGTGATCCCATATTTTGAGGATCTATTCTTCGCGAGTTTGCTTGATTCCATTGAAGTCGCGGCGCGCGCAACTGGGCTTACAATCATCACTCAAAGTTCGCACGGAGACCCGGATCTGGAAGCGGAGGCAATCCGCAAGCTTAGGTCGATGAACGTCGATGGCGCAATCGTGGCGCCTCTTGGCAATGACGGCAATTATGCCACTTTTCGGGCAGCCAGTGAAGATTTTCCCATTGTTTTTGCAGATTCCTACCCAGATGGACACCTGCCTAACGCCGACTTTGTCGGCACAAACAATGCAAACAGCATCGGTCTCGTGGTCGACTATTTAAGTCGAACCGGCGCACCACCTGTGTTTTTGGCGATGCCACAACTCAACTCAAACGCGCTTGAACGTCAAAATGCTTACTTCACAAGAATGCGCGAAGATGGTCGCGATGGTGCGCTTATAGAAACGCCCGGAAATCTGAAATCCTGGCAGTTCGAACGCTACGGCTTTGAGGTGATGGACGATCATTTCAGCCATGGCAGGTATGTTGATGCGACGATCTTATGCGCCAATGACCGCATCGCCATTGGAGCAATTCGGGCCGCCAACACTCATGGACTTTTCTTTGAGCGACACGGTGAGGCGCGCGGGCGTTTGCGCATCGCGGGCCATGATGATCATCCATTGAGCCGATACACTTTCCCGGCGGTAACAACCGTTGCGCAGGAAGTTGAAAAAATTGGTCAGGACACTGTGGAGCTTTTGGTGAATCGGGTGCGCAATGGCAAGGATGGCGAGGGCATTAAGCGCCTCAGGGATGGTGCGCTCAAGGTGCGTGAATCGGCTTGA
- a CDS encoding zinc-dependent alcohol dehydrogenase family protein, whose translation MKAIVFTGKNDVDFTKLPDPKPGAGEVVVEVKASGICHTDYEVLKDNYGTGAFPVVPGHEYSGVVIEVGSGVTGVSTGDRVAVDPNLECGSCRACRRGWAHLCTRLGAYGVTTHGGFAELSLVKASAVHPIGDMSFMQAALAEPMGCVLNGVDAVHAPWMEEALIFGAGPMGLLMGMALRAEGISRVAFVDLAESRLELASSFGFDAIAAGSGELQNWHQRADLAVEATGVPAVASMLTNYMANGGKGLFFGVCPSDAKIEISPFEVFRRQLTLAGSHSLNHNIPRSLDIIAGLGSDIDRAVSHQLPLSDISQILATKPPKNSLKIQWVPN comes from the coding sequence ATGAAAGCCATAGTTTTCACTGGGAAGAATGACGTTGATTTCACGAAACTGCCTGATCCAAAACCGGGTGCAGGCGAAGTCGTGGTGGAGGTGAAGGCGAGCGGTATTTGCCACACTGACTACGAGGTCCTGAAGGACAACTATGGCACGGGCGCGTTTCCGGTTGTGCCAGGTCACGAGTATTCCGGTGTTGTCATCGAAGTCGGATCAGGGGTGACAGGTGTTAGCACAGGCGACCGTGTTGCCGTCGACCCAAATCTTGAATGCGGATCCTGCCGGGCGTGCCGACGCGGATGGGCACATCTTTGCACACGGCTTGGCGCATACGGCGTGACGACGCACGGTGGTTTCGCGGAGCTCAGCCTCGTGAAAGCCTCCGCAGTGCATCCAATCGGTGACATGAGCTTCATGCAGGCGGCCCTTGCCGAACCGATGGGTTGCGTATTGAACGGAGTCGATGCGGTGCACGCCCCTTGGATGGAAGAGGCTCTCATTTTTGGCGCCGGCCCTATGGGATTGCTTATGGGCATGGCATTGAGAGCAGAAGGCATCTCAAGAGTCGCCTTTGTAGATCTAGCGGAAAGTCGGCTGGAACTCGCGTCCAGTTTCGGCTTTGATGCGATCGCAGCCGGATCAGGCGAACTGCAAAACTGGCATCAAAGAGCCGATCTGGCCGTAGAAGCCACGGGTGTGCCGGCGGTTGCCTCGATGCTCACGAATTACATGGCAAACGGTGGCAAGGGATTATTCTTTGGCGTCTGCCCATCTGACGCAAAAATCGAGATTTCCCCTTTTGAAGTGTTCCGCCGGCAGCTGACACTCGCAGGTTCTCACTCCCTCAACCACAACATTCCCAGATCTCTCGATATCATTGCGGGTCTTGGTTCTGACATTGACCGGGCCGTCTCACATCAATTGCCACTCAGCGACATCTCACAAATTCTCGCAACCAAGCCGCCAAAAAACAGTTTGAAAATTCAATGGGTGCCGAATTGA
- a CDS encoding malonyl-CoA synthase — MTNPLYDTLFGQHRGKTTPFLELADGTVMTHNEYLELAAQYAHVLTQLGVSAGDRVAVQIAKSPQALAVYAACVQAGIVFLPLNTAYTADEVSYFVENSGARVILCDGKRSEALVPVARATGAALETMNSDGSGSFALQAEVMPSTFSTVDRTEDDLAAFLYTSGTTGRSKGAMLTQGNLLSNCEVLTELWQFTSDDALLHALPIFHTHGLFVATNIMLRAGGKILFLPKFDMDAMIECMPRATTMMGVPTFYTRLLEDKRFTKDLAQHMRLFISGSAPLLAETHSQFENRTSHRILERYGMTETNMTTSNPYIGERRAGTVGFPLPGVEIKVTNSNTGASIPQGEIGEIEVRGPNVFKGYWQMPEKTAEELRENGFFITGDLGQIDAEGYLHIVGRNKDLIISGGYNIYPKEIELLLDEESGVLESAVIGVPHPDFGETVVGVLVAEGGADLDLDAIKNNIATSLARFKHPQRLIVLPELPRNTMGKVQKKTLRENYKDLFAPA; from the coding sequence ATGACAAACCCTTTGTATGATACACTTTTCGGGCAACACCGGGGTAAGACTACGCCATTTCTTGAGTTGGCAGACGGCACCGTGATGACGCATAACGAATACTTGGAGCTTGCCGCACAGTACGCGCATGTTCTCACCCAATTAGGCGTGAGTGCAGGCGACCGGGTAGCAGTCCAGATTGCCAAATCTCCGCAGGCGCTGGCTGTATACGCAGCCTGTGTTCAGGCTGGCATCGTCTTTTTACCACTGAACACGGCCTACACCGCAGATGAGGTTTCGTATTTTGTCGAAAACAGCGGTGCGCGCGTGATCCTTTGTGATGGCAAACGGTCCGAAGCCCTTGTGCCCGTCGCGAGGGCAACAGGCGCAGCGCTTGAGACAATGAACAGCGATGGGAGCGGCAGTTTTGCACTGCAAGCCGAAGTGATGCCGTCAACGTTTTCCACTGTGGATCGCACCGAAGATGATTTGGCGGCTTTCTTGTATACTTCGGGAACGACGGGGCGTTCAAAAGGGGCGATGCTGACACAAGGCAACCTGCTGTCCAACTGTGAGGTTTTAACCGAACTATGGCAGTTTACTTCTGATGATGCGCTGCTGCACGCGCTACCAATTTTTCACACGCACGGATTGTTTGTTGCCACCAACATTATGCTACGGGCTGGTGGCAAAATTTTGTTCCTTCCCAAATTCGATATGGATGCAATGATTGAATGTATGCCGCGAGCGACAACGATGATGGGTGTCCCAACTTTCTACACACGCCTGCTGGAGGACAAACGATTCACCAAGGATCTGGCGCAGCACATGCGATTGTTTATATCTGGCAGCGCCCCTTTGCTGGCGGAAACTCACTCGCAGTTCGAGAACCGCACCAGCCACCGTATTCTCGAACGATACGGTATGACCGAGACAAACATGACGACGTCCAATCCTTACATAGGCGAACGCCGTGCCGGGACGGTTGGGTTTCCGCTTCCCGGTGTCGAGATAAAGGTTACCAACAGCAATACCGGAGCATCCATACCGCAAGGGGAGATCGGCGAAATCGAGGTCCGTGGCCCTAATGTCTTCAAGGGTTATTGGCAGATGCCGGAAAAAACCGCCGAAGAACTGCGCGAAAATGGCTTTTTCATTACCGGCGATCTCGGTCAGATTGATGCAGAGGGATACCTGCACATCGTCGGGCGCAACAAAGACCTGATCATCTCAGGTGGATACAACATTTACCCGAAAGAAATTGAATTGCTGCTGGATGAGGAATCCGGTGTCTTGGAGAGCGCCGTTATCGGGGTCCCCCATCCTGATTTCGGCGAGACTGTGGTTGGCGTGCTTGTTGCCGAAGGAGGCGCAGACCTCGATCTTGATGCAATCAAGAACAACATCGCGACATCGCTTGCGCGTTTCAAGCATCCACAGAGGCTCATCGTGCTGCCCGAACTGCCCCGAAATACAATGGGCAAAGTTCAAAAAAAGACCCTTCGTGAAAACTACAAAGACCTCTTTGCGCCCGCATGA
- a CDS encoding malonyl-CoA decarboxylase, with translation MSYFGELISTVFERRYQKALSNEVDGRTTEDLCEALLSSQGEVSGVTLARNILDRYAGMTEEEKTAFFQFMTHELEIDPVDVISSLQAYKAKPGKGSYRAFAAACEPRRQELARRLNQVPGATGQLVQMRKDLLGMIREHPDLEPLDVDFRHLFASWFNRGFLVLRPIDWASPADILEKIIAYEAVHEIDSWDDLRRRLKPNDRRCFGFFHPSMADEPLIFVEVALTKGVPNSVQDLLADGREAIEAEDADTAVFYSISNCQAGLASISFGNSLIKQVVADLAKDLPSLSTFVTLSPIPNLNKWIGETDLEVLKSNDHQSLAAHYLLEAKRSDGMPFDPVARFHLGNGAMVHAVHANADTSRNGRKQSNGTMVNYLYDLSQISQNHEQFVGEKTVVASAAVRALSGSVTHKSLGD, from the coding sequence GTGAGCTACTTCGGCGAATTGATTTCAACAGTTTTTGAACGGCGCTATCAGAAAGCGCTTTCAAACGAGGTCGATGGAAGGACGACAGAAGACCTCTGCGAAGCCTTGCTCAGCAGCCAGGGAGAGGTGTCCGGGGTTACCCTTGCTCGCAATATCCTGGATCGTTACGCGGGCATGACGGAAGAAGAAAAGACGGCATTCTTTCAGTTCATGACCCATGAGCTGGAAATTGATCCCGTTGATGTCATCAGTTCGCTGCAAGCTTACAAAGCTAAACCGGGCAAAGGTAGCTATCGTGCCTTTGCCGCTGCTTGTGAACCGCGGCGTCAGGAACTCGCAAGACGCTTGAATCAGGTGCCCGGTGCGACTGGGCAACTTGTTCAGATGCGAAAGGACCTACTTGGCATGATCAGGGAGCATCCGGATCTTGAACCGCTCGATGTGGATTTTCGGCATTTGTTTGCGTCTTGGTTCAACCGGGGTTTTCTGGTCCTGCGCCCGATCGACTGGGCGAGCCCGGCGGACATTCTGGAAAAGATCATCGCCTACGAAGCTGTGCATGAAATCGACAGTTGGGATGATTTGCGGCGAAGATTGAAACCAAATGACCGCCGCTGCTTCGGGTTTTTCCACCCATCAATGGCGGATGAGCCGCTGATTTTTGTTGAAGTCGCTCTGACAAAAGGCGTGCCAAATTCTGTGCAGGACTTGCTCGCTGATGGCCGCGAAGCGATTGAGGCCGAAGACGCAGACACTGCTGTTTTCTATTCTATTTCGAACTGTCAAGCCGGGCTTGCAAGCATCTCCTTTGGCAACTCACTCATAAAGCAGGTGGTCGCTGATCTTGCCAAGGACTTGCCAAGTCTTTCGACCTTTGTGACGCTTTCCCCGATTCCAAACCTGAACAAGTGGATTGGCGAGACTGACCTCGAAGTTTTGAAAAGTAATGATCACCAGTCCCTGGCCGCCCATTATCTGCTGGAAGCCAAGCGCTCGGACGGTATGCCGTTCGATCCTGTCGCAAGGTTCCACCTGGGCAACGGCGCCATGGTTCACGCCGTTCATGCCAATGCGGACACCTCCAGGAACGGGCGCAAACAGTCAAACGGAACGATGGTCAACTACCTCTATGATCTGTCCCAAATATCGCAAAATCACGAACAGTTCGTCGGCGAAAAAACTGTAGTCGCTTCTGCTGCCGTCAGAGCGCTGAGTGGATCGGTGACACACAAGAGCCTAGGAGATTGA
- a CDS encoding TRAP transporter large permease, with translation MDPLLLGGIVAVSTILVLFSGVSVAIGLMIVSTGFLIIFDGMRSLELLPEILFGKLDNFALLAIPMFIIMGSSIASTRAGADLYEALERWLTRVPGGLVISNLGACALFAAMSGSSPATCAAIGKMGIPEMRKRGYPDGVAAGSIAAGGTLGILIPPSVTMIVYGIATETSIGRLFLAGVLPGLMLVLLFMIWSLYSTWQSGDKKLLNAGNYTWKEKFEILPRVLPFLFIIVGVLYAMYGGVATPSETAAVGALLCLLIAMIIYKLWNPKDLWIVLRDSTKESVMILFIIAAAGVFSYMLSSLFITQAIAEWIGTLEVNRWVLMGFVMLFLLIAGFFLPPVAVILMAAPILLPIITTAGFDPIWFAVVLTINMEIGLISPPVGLNLYVINGIAPDISLKTILKGSLPFVACMVIAIILLCFFPGIATWLPDFVMGEAV, from the coding sequence ATGGATCCGCTTTTGCTGGGCGGCATCGTCGCCGTATCTACCATCCTTGTCCTTTTTTCCGGGGTATCTGTCGCCATCGGTCTGATGATTGTTTCGACAGGCTTCCTGATTATTTTTGATGGGATGCGATCGCTCGAACTGCTGCCAGAAATCCTATTCGGAAAGCTCGACAACTTCGCTCTTCTTGCCATCCCGATGTTCATCATAATGGGCTCGTCTATCGCCTCCACACGCGCAGGCGCCGACCTCTATGAAGCGCTTGAACGTTGGCTGACGCGGGTCCCGGGTGGCCTGGTTATTTCGAACCTTGGCGCCTGCGCATTGTTCGCAGCCATGTCGGGTTCCAGTCCCGCCACTTGTGCGGCCATTGGCAAGATGGGTATCCCCGAAATGCGAAAACGAGGATATCCCGACGGTGTTGCCGCAGGCTCGATCGCTGCTGGCGGAACACTTGGTATCTTGATCCCTCCGTCCGTCACGATGATTGTTTACGGGATCGCCACCGAGACTTCGATTGGACGTTTGTTCCTCGCGGGTGTTCTGCCGGGCTTGATGCTGGTTTTGCTTTTTATGATCTGGTCGCTCTATTCGACATGGCAGTCGGGTGACAAAAAATTGCTGAATGCAGGGAACTACACCTGGAAAGAAAAATTCGAAATTCTTCCCCGTGTTCTGCCCTTTCTCTTCATCATCGTTGGCGTGCTCTACGCGATGTATGGCGGTGTTGCCACGCCATCTGAAACAGCGGCCGTTGGCGCATTGCTTTGTCTTTTGATCGCTATGATCATCTACAAGCTCTGGAATCCAAAAGACCTGTGGATAGTCCTGCGTGACAGTACCAAGGAAAGCGTGATGATCCTCTTCATCATCGCGGCGGCTGGTGTCTTCTCTTATATGCTGTCGAGCCTGTTCATCACGCAGGCGATTGCGGAGTGGATCGGGACCCTGGAGGTGAACCGCTGGGTTTTGATGGGCTTCGTGATGCTGTTCCTTCTTATAGCGGGTTTCTTCTTGCCGCCAGTTGCCGTGATCTTGATGGCTGCGCCAATTCTGCTGCCCATCATTACGACAGCTGGCTTCGATCCGATCTGGTTCGCGGTTGTTCTGACCATCAATATGGAGATTGGATTGATATCCCCACCTGTTGGGCTGAACCTCTATGTGATCAACGGGATTGCGCCAGACATCTCGCTCAAGACCATCCTGAAAGGATCACTGCCGTTTGTTGCCTGCATGGTGATCGCCATCATCCTGCTGTGCTTTTTCCCGGGCATTGCAACATGGTTGCCTGACTTCGTAATGGGAGAAGCGGTGTGA
- a CDS encoding TRAP transporter small permease, protein MAGQSSAVASRTGNNLFLRVVAVLSTIAGWCSAAMIVAAVAITCQMIFVRFVLNASTVWQTEAVVYLAIASTLVGLPYVQRLRGHVNVDLIPLSLPRKARYFLCLLTLSLSIAMVAVLFFYGYEHWHLTYERNWKSDTVWGVRLWIPYLALPIGFGLLLLQLIADLVAVILKIDKPFGLEDV, encoded by the coding sequence ATGGCTGGCCAAAGCTCAGCCGTGGCATCACGCACGGGTAACAACCTTTTCCTGCGTGTCGTCGCGGTACTTTCTACAATCGCTGGATGGTGTTCCGCAGCCATGATCGTTGCTGCAGTTGCCATCACTTGTCAGATGATTTTCGTACGCTTCGTACTTAACGCGTCGACGGTCTGGCAAACTGAGGCGGTGGTATATCTCGCAATTGCTTCTACCCTTGTCGGCCTTCCTTATGTCCAGCGGCTTCGCGGTCACGTCAACGTCGATTTGATCCCTTTGTCGCTGCCCCGCAAAGCCAGGTATTTTTTGTGTCTTTTAACACTGTCGCTTTCGATTGCGATGGTCGCAGTGCTGTTCTTTTACGGGTATGAGCATTGGCATCTGACCTATGAGCGCAACTGGAAATCCGACACCGTCTGGGGCGTTCGCCTGTGGATTCCCTACCTTGCCCTGCCGATTGGTTTTGGCCTCTTGCTGCTGCAGCTTATTGCGGATCTGGTCGCCGTCATCTTGAAAATCGATAAGCCCTTTGGCTTGGAGGATGTATAA
- the dctP gene encoding TRAP transporter substrate-binding protein DctP, whose amino-acid sequence MKPGFLTTVAMVAAMGIASVASATELRLSHQWSNKDIRHQVAQMVADGVAEADVDLDIKIFGSKSLFKPREQYRPLSRGLLDMTVLPLSYAGGQQPAFNLTLMPGLVKNHDHAARLSASPFMEALEAKLADDDVMVLVHGYLAGGFVGKDKCITKPSDVAGLQTRAAGKSFEQMLAGADASITSMASSEIYSALQTGILNAANTSSSSFVSYRIYEQAACYTPASDVALWFMYQPLLMNKSTFEGLTSEQQTALMAAAEKAEAFYLEEAKKQDAASVEVFEKAGVEIAEMTATDFEAWRALAQETSYKSFVAEVPDGQALLDMALAVE is encoded by the coding sequence ATGAAACCGGGATTTCTAACAACAGTGGCCATGGTCGCGGCAATGGGCATTGCATCCGTCGCGAGTGCGACTGAGCTTCGTTTGTCTCACCAATGGTCAAACAAAGATATCCGTCACCAGGTGGCACAAATGGTTGCTGACGGCGTCGCAGAAGCGGATGTCGATCTTGACATCAAGATTTTCGGATCGAAATCGCTGTTCAAACCCCGCGAGCAATATCGCCCCCTGAGCCGAGGCTTGCTGGATATGACCGTTTTGCCGCTGAGCTATGCTGGTGGTCAACAACCGGCTTTCAATCTGACACTGATGCCTGGTCTGGTCAAAAACCACGACCACGCCGCGCGTCTGAGCGCGTCCCCATTCATGGAGGCACTGGAAGCAAAGCTGGCTGATGATGATGTGATGGTTCTGGTACACGGCTACCTTGCTGGCGGCTTTGTCGGAAAAGACAAATGCATCACCAAACCTTCCGACGTAGCCGGATTGCAGACCCGTGCGGCTGGTAAATCCTTTGAACAAATGCTCGCTGGTGCCGATGCATCGATCACGTCGATGGCATCCTCGGAAATCTATTCCGCTTTGCAGACGGGTATTTTGAATGCTGCAAATACCTCTTCCTCTTCTTTCGTGTCGTACCGCATTTATGAACAGGCTGCATGTTACACGCCGGCATCTGACGTCGCGCTGTGGTTCATGTATCAGCCTCTGCTTATGAACAAGTCGACTTTTGAGGGGCTGACCTCAGAACAGCAAACGGCTCTGATGGCGGCAGCTGAAAAAGCGGAAGCATTCTATCTCGAAGAGGCCAAGAAGCAAGATGCAGCCTCGGTAGAAGTCTTTGAAAAAGCCGGTGTCGAAATTGCAGAAATGACAGCAACAGACTTTGAAGCATGGCGCGCACTTGCGCAGGAAACTTCGTACAAGTCGTTTGTGGCGGAAGTGCCCGACGGTCAGGCGCTACTGGATATGGCTCTCGCGGTCGAATAA
- a CDS encoding GntR family transcriptional regulator, whose product MELKRADQIAETLEQLVFQGEYKDGQRLDEIKLAEHFSVSRTPIREALQRLVMSGMAEQIPRRGVFVRQPGPVELLEMFETMAELEAACGRFAAARMTDEGLDRLADANARCKDAVEREDAAGYYSENEAFHKEIYRGATNSYLQNQALRLQNRLKPYRRVQLRFRGRMAQSLAEHEAIIDALKAGDARLAADTLRSHVTVQGEKFQQLMAGLKH is encoded by the coding sequence ATGGAATTGAAGCGCGCAGACCAGATCGCCGAGACGTTGGAACAGCTTGTATTCCAAGGAGAGTACAAGGACGGTCAACGGCTTGACGAGATCAAACTTGCCGAGCATTTCAGCGTATCGCGCACGCCTATCCGGGAGGCGTTGCAAAGGCTCGTAATGTCTGGAATGGCAGAACAAATTCCCCGCCGTGGGGTCTTTGTTCGCCAGCCTGGCCCGGTTGAGTTGCTTGAAATGTTCGAGACCATGGCAGAACTCGAAGCTGCTTGCGGTCGTTTCGCTGCGGCTAGAATGACGGATGAAGGGCTGGACCGCTTGGCCGATGCTAATGCGAGATGCAAGGACGCAGTCGAACGAGAAGATGCGGCGGGTTACTACTCGGAAAACGAAGCTTTTCACAAGGAAATCTATCGCGGCGCGACGAACTCTTATCTACAAAATCAAGCTCTTCGGTTGCAAAACAGGTTGAAGCCTTACCGCAGAGTTCAACTGCGCTTTAGAGGCCGCATGGCACAGTCTCTTGCCGAACATGAAGCAATAATAGATGCGCTGAAAGCAGGTGACGCCAGACTTGCAGCAGACACTCTACGCTCTCATGTCACTGTACAAGGCGAGAAATTCCAGCAACTGATGGCAGGACTAAAGCACTGA